In Phalacrocorax carbo chromosome 1, bPhaCar2.1, whole genome shotgun sequence, the genomic stretch gcaggaagaaggaagggctACCATATTACACAGCAATTAGTTATTAGGTTTGTTTAGCTTTCTCGTCAAACCAGACTTTCACTTGCAACTTTAAAAAGTAGAAtcatcttctttaaaaataattcttacacAGTGATGCTCTTTTATTACAATAGCTCAGTAAACAGAACACTTAGCTAGGGTCTGTAGTATATTTTAATTCCTCGGCTGTCCCAGCTAGAAGGAAGTACCAAGGTGTTCAGATTCCACCACAAGTCAGTCATGCTTTGCAGgcagagaggctgtgaaaaCAGTTTTGTCAAATCTTCCTTAGCACTTAAAGTGTTCTCAACACTAGGCAACCCCCAAATGGAAAGAGCTGTAAGGAACAAATCAGTTTTCCCATTTAAATTATAGTCTTGCAAAATGACATGCTACATACACACCAGAAGCCTGACTTCCTCCTCTTTACATGGATGTTAAGCTTGCCATCTTCAAAGGAAATCTCTTGAAAGCAAAGAACGGATAACAATCAGACCTGAAAGTCTTTTATCTGTTAGCAGCCAAAAAGGTAGGTATAAGGGAAAAGTATTAGAAACATAGAAACGTTGACAAGTCTAGACTGGAGGgggagatcatctggtccaacctcctACTGAAAGCACAGCTTTAGACTCAGCTGAGTCTTGAATATTTGTAGCCAAGATGATTCCTCCACTTCTCTAGGCAAGTAATTGcaacattttgctgttttcacattgaagacttttttttcttatatccaGAGTCCTCTTTCCTATTTCCTTTTGCACTCTTTCCtactgcctcttgtcctgtcaccaTGTACCCCCATGAAGAGTACCTCCATCCTCTCTGTAACTACCTACTGACTCCGGAAAACAGCAGCCACTCTGGTGAGCACTCACCACCTGCCCAAGCCTTCTCTACGCTGTAAAACCCAGTTCCTTAAGTTGTCAAAATTCTCCAACCCTCAAATCATCTTTGTGGCAATTCACCAGACCATATCCAATTTTTCAATTTCTCGCTTGAACTGGGGGGACCAAAAATgtacacagtattccaggtgtgtCCTCACAAGTGCGAGTAGAGTGGAATAATCACACCCCTTGATCTGTTGACTACACTCTtactgatgcagcccaggacacagttTGCCTTCATTGCTacaagggcacactgttgactcCTGTTGAGCTTGCCATTCACCATGACCACCAAGTCTATTTCAGCAGCCTATACTGCTGCTTGGGATTATTCCATCCATGCATGACTTTACATTTATCTTTGTTAAACCCCATGCAATTATTGTTGGCCCAATCTTCTAACATGAATACTATTAACATTTAGCTGTAGGACATCTTCCTATTACAGACAAATATGAGCTGCAGCCACCTCCTGGAGATAATTCATGCTATAGTATTTGAGAACTTCCACTGATTTTCAGACACATGCTAAAAGTTCAGATGATGACAGACTTCAGGAAGTAATTCAGTACCTGTTCTGTTGATTATCAGTACTCCTAATTCCCAGATATATCAGGCAGTAAGAAGGATTTTAATGCAGCCCTCTGTGAAATAATAACTTATTgcctccttctttccttttgtttgtaaAATCAAAATGGGCATAAAACATCTGACGAACAGCACCCCATCAGGATAGGAAAATGTATGGATTTACATTTTGCAGAACTCAAAAACAGATTTATGTGTGGGCCATGTGATGTGGGCTGGGCCAGCAGTCCTTCCTGCTTTGTGAGGCAGAGATCAAGATTCCTCTGCTACGCGGAGGGGAGAACATAATGAAAATCGTTTCTCTCATCAGAGTAAAGCAGACCAAACAGATCCGACACAGGTAAGCACTCCCCCACTGCTCACTCCGCCCTCTTTCCTAACGAGTTTCCTGCTTTTGTGGGACAGACCTAGAAGAGCTGCAAAAGAGTAGAAGGTATGTGATTGTCTACAAAATGCTTCGGATTTGAAACCTGGAAAAATGAGGTTCTAGTTTCCCCACGCAAAACTCTTTCAACAGGATCTTCCCATCATGTGGTACCTTCCTATATTCAGTATTACAGCCTTTTAGTTTCAAAGGAAATCTTCCTTGTCTCCCTACAAGAAAACtcaaaaggagaaagggagagttGTTACTGGAATCCCATCCTCAGATGAGAAGGCAAATGAGCAAGGACAGAAGAGCTTGCACATTTTTCCTTGTGATGAAGAGAAGCTAAAACATGACTGTTCCTACCTACCAAAACCTCCCTCTGGTAAGTATATGCTGAAAGCTGACAGTAAAAATGGTAACAAGAAGGTAATCTGTTCAGAAAggatgtatttctttttctggtatttGTATGTATACATTTATCTACTTTTGCTGTAACAAGGGAACACAATTAGTGTGCAAAAGCACACAACACAACATGGAACTATATAGACCTGTATATTTGTTTGGATATGCATACTcataaaaaatatgcatacTCATAAAAAATATGCCCACTGTGTCATGCTCTCTTCCTTCAAAGGGGTCTTCATCAAAACAGTGGGATATATGTAAGTTAGTATAACATGTGCAAGATGACTCCTTAATTACAGTGTTCTTGAATACCACAGATCCCTGGTATTCATTCCATGTTGACTGCGCACAGTGACAACTGCTGTCTCTTTCATAGAGATGGGGTTTGGAatgggggacaggaggggctCTTGTGTTTgagaaagatgcagaaaagtacatcaacagaaaaagaactgaGGACATAGGAAAATATTCAAACACATGTCTACATTTTGCAAAAACAGACATACCCCAGCTATATCAAGAACCTAAAGTAATGTTATTGCTATAATACTATGCTAAGTTAGAAGCTCAATTTACTGGGGCAGACAGCCCCATTAATAAGGCtacttttcttctgtgatttgAACTAGTATTTGAACCTTCATTATGCAATGTACAAATGTCCTACAATTAACCTTTAAAGTTATTCTTTGTTTCACTTTTGTATTAACCTCGAATCTGCATCCTAGACTGCTCTAAGTTCTATTAAGAAGCTAGACCTTTTTAGATAAGCCTGGCAATAAGTGCTGATGGtgtatttatgcattttatgtCTTGCAACTGTGTGTCCAGGCATTCCCATTACTCGATATGCATTCACATAGGAAATTCTAGTACATTTACATTGGCATGTATTTATGCACAGATTTCCCAAGCTTATTATGTATCTGCATAGATGCACGTTCTCATGACGGCATGTACTCAAGTATGTTTGTTCTTATTTTGGTCATGATACTGATAATGTGTTTGTATGCTCGTGTTTCATGTTGAAAAAAACTATTCCATCTTCCACAGATGTCTGTCCCCTTAACTGCTCATCTGTTCTCAACTGTCTGCTACCACCATCTATATTACCATGTGGTTAGAGACACACTGGAAGAACATCCGCCAAGCCTTGTTGCTTCTTttcactgctgctcttctcaTTGGGGTCACCATGCTGGCCATTTCATCTAACATCAATCCAGTAGGCTATTTCTTCCTAGGGGTAGGAGGAGTGTGCCTGATCGGCTATTTGCTGAGTGTGTTTGTTGAGTGTTACCTGAGGAATCAGCACCGACATGACACAAATGAGATACCTCCAAGCAGACAAAGCCAAGCAGGGTAAGCAGCAACCTGGTTATTCCTCTTACTTTAACTCTCTCTCTGCAGATATGGCCATTTTACATGCTGTTTTACTGCCCTTCCCCTAGGGCACCAAACAGAGACTCCATTCCAGGagacaaaatttctttttaggttgttttccttcattcttcAGGTGGAGGTTGCAAATGTCTATGCCACGCGTGTTCTGTATCTTGtccaatatatattttcttccccCCCGGGAACTGATCCACTACAATTTCCAAGGTTAAACAGATCCAGGCCccgttttatttttctttgagtaATTGAGTCTTGCCAAACAATGAGTcagacaaggaaaaagaaaaaatgctgaggCAATACTGAATCTTAGCTGGGTTTAACTCTATAAACCTTATCTCCAGAGCAACTATTCCTcagcaaacttttaaaaaggaacCTGTAACTGGGTGTGTTTCCAGTCTTAAAAATCCAGCTTGACACTAAGAAGTCCTGATCTTGAGAGGCTCTGAATACTCCCACATCTTTTTGGCTTCATGTATCTTTGCAGGTTCTCAGTATTACCTAATTTAACCCCAACTTGCCTGCTGTGGTTGAAGagtttaactttatttttccttgcctGTATAATTCAGATAATCATTATCCACATCTATAAATGATTTGACATTCTCAAATACAGGGTGTTGTAGGAGGGTAAAAATGTTattatgtgtttatttttagaaagagtACATAAAAAGAAGTCTAGCTGGGGGGCATACAAGAAGAAAAGTAgtatctatttatttaaaaatatgacctaaaaaggaaaatgtttctaaagTAACATTTGTCTCTGCAGACATTCTTTTTAACACAGAATTGTTAGTCCTTGtttaaactaaatgaaaatacttaattttctctgcttcttgaaACTAGATGAAAGTTCAGCTAAtgtgtttaaaaagcaagttcCTGGTTTGTTCTGAGGAATAATTAGTAGTTAGTAATTCTTAGTAATACATTTTAACTGGTAGGAAATTTTAAATGAGGGACATGATCTTtatgggtcctttccaacctgagatattctatgattctatgatcaagCTAAGCCTAGGACACTGAAACccagtgtgggttttttaaattattctgggGAATGTGGGAAAACAGTCACATGAGCCATTCCTAGACCAGGAAGCAAGACATTGAGTTGGCTGGACAAGTGAGCTGACCCAGTGGCAGAGTATCACATACAATAATATCACATGCTGTCCACAGGGTGAACACTGCCTATGAAGCACCCACCTACGAGGAGGTGATGAGGATGTCAGTTCCCACAATATGGACGATTGCATCCAATCCAGGCTTAGTGCCCTCACCACTGAATGAGCCTCCTCCTTACAATGTAGTTATTGAATCATCTGCCCAAGAAGAGATTATGGTGGATGCTCTCAGGATGCCAGTGGCATCAGACACAAGGCACACCTCTGAGACAGACACAGGCTCCAGAATGCAGTTGCAGCTGGTGCTGCCCCCAAGACTGCAGCGGTTTGTTTCAGACATCCATGAAGTGAAAGGTATTGAAGATAGGTTTGAGCCACTGGAGCCACTCACGCCACCACCTGCTTATGAGAGTGCCATCAATGATGAAGTCTTTGAAGATGCTTTCCAGGCCTCCATATTATGATTAATTTCACCTTCTCTGAATGCAGAACCAAACCCTTACCCCAATACAGGGTGCTCCTGGAGGGAAGGTGGAAGTGCTGAGATTTTTCACACCCAAAACTGTAAAAGTTTTTCTCACCATTCTTTGAACCAGAGCTCAGCTACCAACACAGCTTCTGATCTCAGTAGAATCTTTTTGCACAAAACATAATTCAATGCTATCACAATGCTTTGTATTGGCAGATATGTAAAAGCACTGTCAGGAAAGTTGTGTTACATACAGCAACAATTCTCAAACTGGAGATACACCTTTATAGGGGAGAAGAGTGAATCATGAGAAGAGACAAGCTTGCCAAAGGACCTCTGAAGCAGGACTGTAGGATGCAGCCAGGAGAAACTGCCTTGAAAAGGGAGGGAATAGAAACAGTACTAAGTAGGTTATGCCTCTGCATTACAAATAGCAGTACTGCTGAGAGCTCTGTGACTATCCGCCACCCTAAAATCCCTACTGAGAGACTGAGACTTCAGTTCCCTGAGTTGCTGTTTTGCAGCAACACAAATTTATGGTGTGCGCTGTTTGTTGCTACacctctgctgcatttgctcCATGTCCTCAGCTCTGCTGAACTGGAGCATGACTGAGGGGAGGGTGGTTGTCTTCACCCAGAATCTGGCACCATGTAGGGTTGAAAAGCTGACAGCAAACACGGCACcatgaaattacttttgttgTTCTCACAGTTCTCATCCCACACAGCCTCCAGGTGGTGGACAAGAGGGAGGTAAGAGCAGTTTTTCTCCTGTAAGAGAGGCCAGCAGGgcaatacacacacatatacatatccTCCGCCCAGACCACCAGCCTTCACAGCTCTACAGGAGGGTGTATTTCTCTGCTGTACTACAGCCCCAAACACATCGCTTGAGATACTTAACTGTCATCATGGCAACCATTTGCACAGAAAGGTCAATGGTCCTCCAGTTCCCTGTAACAACACTGTGCACAGAGGCTTCTCTCTGGACTCTGGAAAGGGCACGGCTTTTAGCCCAGGCCAGGCCACAGCTACAGCAGAGAGCACCTGAAAATAGCAGGCACAAGGCACAGGCCCTCTTCATTGTGATGGCTCTAGGTTGGGAGCCAGGTTCTCTCTCTCACTGATCAGTGATGCTGTGCGGTCTTTTTAAATGGCTGAATTAAACTGATGGGCTCTGCAGCACTAAAGTGTCTGCACTATGCAAAAAGATATTAATGTCTGGTTAATGCCCaaataataaaagaagaatATGGTGGCCTGAATCTCCTATGAAGGTCAGCAGCAATCATCACAGCCTTGTCTAGTATGACAGCATCATTTTTAATTCATATGAGGAAACATCAAACCATAGGctagaaacaaataaattatttcttactaTTTGAttctttacaattaaaaaaaaagactttttatgTTGTTTATAAATAAATGGGACTGCGCTAAAAATACCTGGTGGCATCATTAATTTTTCCTCCCAAAAGGAACACTCTGCAAAGCATGCTTTTGCTTGCATTTTGCTTATTTGATAATCTTGGCTTAGATAAAAGGAGAGGAGTTCCATTTCTAAATCAAGAGCTGAATTACCTTAATATCATTAACAATGAAGCAGCCATGATACCTCTATCATAAAAGTATTATGTGACACAAATTTGCCAATAAAGgcaatatgattttttttaaagccaatcATTTCTGCACCTCCCTCCTGTAGCTGctaacacaaaagaaaaaaccacagtaAAAACCAGTACAGGTGTACCATTCAGGAATAGAAACTTAAGGTCTAAGCTAGGCAACCCAGGACCTTTCTGAGGGCACCAAACTTCCAGGAGTCAGGAAGAAATTTAGGTGACCAGCACAGATAAAAACTAGCCaatgcaaagacaaaaaaatgtgaACAGCTACAATCACTaggattttgttttcagcatctGTAAGGGTTATTCAAGCCTTGGGACTTGTATTAAGTTTTACCATGTGAAACTCCTGTGCGCTTTACATGACAACAGCTGTAAATTTGCTTCTGCTAAAAGGATGCTcacttgcttttccttcataTTTCACATGTATTCTGCATGTCCTGTGtgctccctttcttccttttcaattACTGAACATTACTTGAGCCCTTTTTTGATTTCAGCTGATTTCAGCTGAAACGTATGTCAACAAAACAAGTGTAACAAAAAACCTCttgaaagtaattaaaaagtaattccCAGAACCGGTATGTTTGCAAGGAAAGCTGCGTACCTGTTAATTATAGCTACACGCAGAATCCCCACCATAACTCTGATGTGCAAGACCCGTATCCATCACCCTGCTCTCTACGCTGCTACACTGCACAGCGGGatccccgcggggcggggcggggccggcacGCGCTGACAGGCCCCAGGAGaagccccgccccccgcggccGAGTCCAGGCAGGAAGAGGCGCGAAACCGCTTCCGCACCGCGACCCCTCCGGGGAAGGTGCGGCTGCGCACGCGCACAGCAGGTGTCGGCTGACGCTTGTTTTGTTTAGGGAGGGGTTGGGGTGCGGGCTCCTCTCTCGGCCACGTGACTGGAGGGAGCGGGTCTCGCGGTTTGAATTGCTGGGGCTGCCGGGAAGGAAGGCGCACGCGCGCGAGGCGGAGCGAGGGGTGAGTGGCGGGAGCGGTGCGGGCCATTTTGGCGGGCGCTAGCCCTGGGGGAGTCTTCGGGTTCCCGCCGCCTGGCCCCTGCGGCCTCGGGAGCCGGCGGGGGTGCCGAGCGCGCCCTTCCCTGCTGAGCCCCGGTGGGGCGGGCGGCGGAGGCCTCTTCCGCCCGTTCTCAGGCGGCGGCTGCCCGCGGAGACGGTCGTCTTCTTCCTGAGCAGAAAGTTGGGAGGGGTAAGGGTGGCTTAGTTTGGCTTTGgtctcccctctcctgccaggATGCTGGTCGCATGCGGCATGCAGCGATGTCACCAGGAAGCGCTAAAGAAGAACCGGGTGATGCTGGCAAAGCAGCTGGTTTTAAAAGAATTGATGGAGCATATGATAGAGAAAGACATCATCACCACGGAGATGATGGAAATGATACAGGTATGTATGTTATACTCGACTGCGCTATGAGCTTTATTTCTAGGTAAGCTTGGTGTCATTCTTGGCAATGGCAGCACAGTGAAACTCATCTGTGTGTTACATGCATATTTTAATGTGATTACGTTTGGAGAACGTGCAAAGCAATACGGGGTTTGTTTGCAACACATAGGAGAACTGTAGGCTGCTTTTGGCAATAGGGATTTTGTCTAAGACTTACTAAATTGTTGGCTTGCATGCTGGTAAGTTGTTGTGGCAGGCTGCACTTCTTGAGTCAGGTGGTATCTTCCAGTGCTTTGTTGtcattttgtgccttttttttcccccctcatttGTAAAGATAGGAATAATGCTTATTTCTAAAAGAATACTGTGAAAGtaagtaaattaataaattataaacTATCTTGTGGCACTTGTGACCTTTCACTTGAAGaatttatatttcatatatatttttagaaattgcATGAAGAACCTCCCATGATCCGAGACTCCTTCTCAGACAAATGCTGTTCATGAGCTTTTGCTAGTTATCCTGAGCAGTGGATGCTATGAAGAGAAGTCATTGGAAGTAGCTTAGGATTGCTCCCAGAGGTATGGTAATGCACTGAAGACTGTGCAGGATGAAGACACAGGttttcaaagagaaagcaagctggAAAGAAGTGACTGAAGGTGCACATCAAGTGCATCTCAAGGCTCAAGTGAGCAACTGAGGGATGACTTAGACCTTTAGTAAGGTTCATGGTCCTGTCATAAGAACAGatgctgaaaaacagaattatgaGCTATTTGCTGGGCACAAGTGCAGGAGGTATAAACCTGAGACTGATAAGGTTTGGAAGCAACAAGGAACTAACTTCCTGATGAATTTTAGCTGAGTGTGTGTCAAAGTTAATGTCAAATTCCTCATGGGACTTGCCAAGGGTACCTGTGCTAAGCTGTGGGAGATGCAGGCAGTCTTACCTGATATAGCTCCAATCCCTAGTGAAAGAGGACAAAGATACAGGAAGATAGTGAAAGAGAATGAATCAAGAACTgagtgtactggttttggctgggatagagttaatctcttcatagtagcttgtatggggctgtgttttggatttgtgctgaaaacagtgttggtaacacagggGTGtcttcattactgctgagcagtgcttacacagggtcaaggcctttcctgcaactcaccccatcccaccagtgagtaggctgtGGGTGCAcagggggttgggaggggacacggccaggacagctgaccccaactgaccaaaaagatattccataccacatgaCATCTTGcccagcaataaaagctgggcgaagaaggaggaaagggggaatgTTCAGAGTGGTGGCATTTGTCTCCCCAAGTAACCATTAtacgtgatggagccctgctttcctggagatggctgagcatcTGCCTGCCAGTGGGAAgcagggaatgaattccttgttttgctttgcttgcacatgcagattttgctttgctggttaaATTGTCTCTTATCTCAACACACAAGTTGT encodes the following:
- the TMEM139 gene encoding transmembrane protein 139 yields the protein METMEMADRYKFQKSFRNAKNASSRSNVLLKIRLQRDQDSSATRRGEHNENRFSHQSKADQTDPTQKTQKEKGRVVTGIPSSDEKANEQGQKSLHIFPCDEEKLKHDCSYLPKPPSGVGGVCLIGYLLSVFVECYLRNQHRHDTNEIPPSRQSQAGVNTAYEAPTYEEVMRMSVPTIWTIASNPGLVPSPLNEPPPYNVVIESSAQEEIMVDALRMPVASDTRHTSETDTGSRMQLQLVLPPRLQRFVSDIHEVKGIEDRFEPLEPLTPPPAYESAINDEVFEDAFQASIL